One window of the Gavia stellata isolate bGavSte3 chromosome 9, bGavSte3.hap2, whole genome shotgun sequence genome contains the following:
- the EIF3F gene encoding eukaryotic translation initiation factor 3 subunit F: MAATAPTPAPAPPAASPAQSPTAAPATPAGNAPPTAAPPPPAAPAPPAAPLSAALSGPFPGGRVVRLHPVVLASIVDSFERRNEGAARVIGTLLGTVDKHSVEVTNCFSVPHNESEDEVAVDMEFAKNMYELHKKVSPSEIILGWYATGHDITEHSVLIHEYYSREAHNPIHLTVDTSLQNSRMSIKAYVSAPMGVPGKTMGVMFTPLTVKYVYYDTERIGVDLIMKTCFSPNRVIGLSSDLQQVGSASARIQDTLTMVLQYAEDVLSGKVAADNTVGRFLMDLINQVPKISPEDFETMLNSNINDLLMVTYLANLTQSQIALNEKLLSL; this comes from the exons ATGGCGGCAACAGCTCCTactccggctccggctcctcCCGCGGCCTCCCCAGCTCAGAGCCCGACAGCGGCGCCTGCAACGCCGGCGGGAAACGCTCCCCCCACCGCCGCGCcacccccgcccgccgccccggcgccgccggcTGCGCCGCTGTCGGCCGCGCTCTCGGGCCCCTTCCCCGGCGGCCGCGTGGTGCGGCTGCACCCGGTCGTGCTCGCCTCCATCGTCGACAGCTTCGAGCGGCGCAACGAGGGGGCGGCGCGGGTCATCGGGACGTTGCTAG GGACCGTGGACAAGCACTCGGTGGAGGTCACCAACTGCTTCTCCGTCCCTCACAACGAGTCCGAGGATGAG GTGGCAGTCGATATGGAATTTGCCAAAAACATGTATGAGTTGCACAAGAAGGTGTCTCCTAGCGAGATCATCTTGGGCTG GTATGCAACAGGTCATGACATCACAGAACACTCTGTCCTGATCCATGAGTATTACAGCCGGGAAGCGCACAATCCGATCCACCTCACTGTGGACACAAGTCTCCAGAATTCACGCATGAGCATTAAAGCCTACGTCAG tgccCCAATGGGAGTCCCTGGTAAAACTATGGGCGTGATGTTCACACCTCTAACAGTGAAATATGTTTATTATGATACAGAGCGTATAGGAG tggATCTTATCATGAAGACTTGTTTTAGCCCTAATCGAGTGATTGGCTTATCCAGTGACTTACAGCAGGTGGGGTCAGCATCAGCCAGGATTCAGGATACCCTGACCATGGTGCTCCAGTATGCAGAGGATGTATTG TCTGGCAAAGTGGCTGCTGACAACACTGTCGGGCGATTCCTGATGGATCTTATTAACCAGGTGCCAAAGATTTCACCAGAGGACTTTGAGACAATGTTGAACAGCAATATCAAT gACCTACTGATGGTAACCTACTTGGCAAACCTCACACAGTCACAGATTGCTCTCAACGAAAAACTTCTGAGTTTATAA